Proteins encoded within one genomic window of Methanobrevibacter thaueri:
- a CDS encoding DUF11 domain-containing protein, whose product MKVIIIKKIGIIVIFLILALSLTCVSANEITNESQDNTLKVSEDIDNLKSESTQDQLSSAQLELDNDADKENINLGDEVTWIVTAQNFGPDTAKNVKVYDKLPSGLKYVKHTTTKGTFDPETGIWDIGDLKVSDGMVTLKITTVAESTGEKINKAYLTSDNCDDIYEEEEIDVFAQKVSKDIRTASATMHETGNPIFLALITLFMLCAPAFKRK is encoded by the coding sequence ATGAAGGTGATTATTATCAAAAAAATTGGCATTATTGTGATATTCCTCATTTTGGCGTTATCACTCACTTGCGTTTCTGCAAATGAGATAACCAACGAAAGCCAGGACAATACGTTAAAAGTTTCCGAGGATATTGACAATCTGAAGAGTGAAAGCACACAGGACCAACTGTCCAGCGCCCAACTGGAATTGGATAACGATGCTGATAAGGAAAACATCAATCTTGGCGATGAGGTAACCTGGATTGTGACCGCTCAAAACTTCGGTCCCGACACCGCTAAAAACGTTAAAGTATATGATAAATTACCGTCCGGCCTCAAATATGTGAAACACACCACAACCAAAGGAACCTTCGATCCAGAAACCGGAATATGGGACATAGGTGACTTGAAAGTCAGCGACGGCATGGTCACATTAAAAATCACAACAGTTGCCGAAAGCACCGGCGAGAAAATCAATAAGGCATACCTTACAAGCGACAATTGCGATGACATCTATGAAGAGGAAGAGATAGACGTCTTCGCCCAAAAGGTTTCCAAGGACATTCGCACCGCTTCAGCCACAATGCATGAAACCGGAAATCCGATATTTTTAGCTTTAATAACATTGTTCATGCTTTGCGCTCCAGCATTCAAGCGCAAATAA
- a CDS encoding PLP-dependent cysteine synthase family protein, which produces MNIEKLVGNTPMIKINYEYEGKQGSIYSKLEFYNYSGSIKDRIALYIIQKEKENGKLSDGQPIIEVTSGNTGIAFSAIGALFGHEVHIFMPDWVSLERRKLIEMYGAHVHLVSREDGGFKKALELVDDFADEIGAYKPLQFDNDLNVEAQYMTTGQEIIDEVPDVNAFVSGIGTGGTLMGVGKRLKDHNPDSKVFALEPSTLSILKMGMEEGDHLIEGIGDDFIPGIVDEDLIDDIVLIHDCDAINMSKRLAKEFGLGIGISSGANFLASVLMDSDDLKIATVFPDDNKKYITTKLSEEIDDDPKLISNSINLLSFEVI; this is translated from the coding sequence ATGAATATTGAAAAGTTGGTTGGCAATACGCCAATGATAAAGATTAATTATGAATATGAAGGAAAGCAAGGCAGCATATATTCAAAACTTGAATTTTACAATTATTCTGGCAGTATTAAAGACAGGATAGCTTTATATATTATTCAAAAAGAAAAAGAGAATGGCAAATTAAGTGACGGCCAGCCCATTATCGAGGTTACAAGCGGAAATACTGGAATCGCTTTCAGTGCCATAGGTGCTCTTTTTGGCCATGAGGTCCATATTTTCATGCCTGATTGGGTGTCTTTGGAGAGAAGAAAGCTCATTGAAATGTATGGCGCTCATGTTCACCTTGTATCAAGGGAAGATGGAGGGTTTAAAAAAGCCTTGGAGCTTGTTGACGATTTTGCAGATGAAATCGGCGCATATAAGCCACTCCAATTTGACAATGACTTGAATGTCGAAGCGCAGTATATGACAACAGGTCAGGAAATAATCGATGAGGTTCCTGATGTCAACGCTTTCGTTTCAGGAATAGGCACCGGCGGAACACTTATGGGTGTCGGTAAAAGATTGAAGGACCACAATCCTGATTCCAAGGTGTTTGCCCTTGAGCCATCCACACTTTCAATACTCAAGATGGGAATGGAAGAGGGAGACCACCTCATTGAGGGAATAGGCGATGACTTCATTCCTGGAATTGTCGATGAGGACCTGATTGATGACATTGTTCTAATCCATGACTGCGACGCAATCAACATGTCCAAAAGATTGGCAAAGGAATTCGGTTTGGGAATTGGAATTTCCAGCGGGGCTAACTTCCTGGCCAGCGTCTTGATGGATAGTGATGATTTGAAGATTGCCACAGTTTTCCCGGATGACAACAAGAAATACATAACCACAAAGCTCTCCGAGGAAATTGATGATGATCCTAAACTGATTTCAAACAGCATTAATCTTCTCAGCTTTGAAGTGATTTAA